A stretch of DNA from Arachis hypogaea cultivar Tifrunner chromosome 19, arahy.Tifrunner.gnm2.J5K5, whole genome shotgun sequence:
GTTATTGAGTTCTGTCATGTattatgtctacagagagaccgtttacttGTAGATCTCATTTGACTACCTCatagatggtcttcttaggtcttcctctgcctttcacctcttgtccatcttccatctcatctacCCTtgtgactggatgttctatcggtcttcttctcacatgtccaaaccacctaaaacgcaattcaaccatcttttccacaataaatgctactccaactctctcccttatatattAGCCGTATTCatagatatttattttatttcagctaACGGCTGCCAGTTGTTTTCTCCTTACTTCTCTGTTGTTAATTTCttttacaaaaatttatttttaatatatatttgaatCGTGACTGGTCTGTCTTTATGTTTCCTTTCGGAGTTGGATTCATTCAAATTTACAAAAACACTTAAATCATATTTGGgacaatttttttcattttatttataaattatggtttgaaaccaagatttataaaattttattatttagtcGTGATTATATATGTTTGATAGAGACAAGGTTTATGGATAGTTTTCTAATTTGTGATTTTAAACAACTATATATTTGAAGAAGAGCTGCATATTATTGTATATGATTTCAAGTTCTGGAGGGTTAACGGTTACAAGGCCTTGGGATTGTTTGATGACACGTGGCGTCCATAAATATGATGTGTCATTGTGCCACGTTGCATGCTAAATTAACCCACTCAAATGAACACATGTTCCTTGGTCAAATGTTCTTAAGGCTTAAcactcatcaatcatcatcaaaatTCAACAAATGACTAGCTAGCTTCTCATACCAATGTACTACTGTCTGCTGAAAATTGACCCTCAAATATTCTCGTTCttgctttgattgcctgcatTATCAAGACCACACAATTTTATAAGGTAGTGTTCTTTAGAGAAATAGAGACGGAAAGattgagactaagagacagagactaagaaatagatattgaaataaattttaatattctgtttGGTACAAAATGAGAggtagaaattgaaataaaaatgaaactctaatttaatttgtacaaaggataaaatttgaattaattaattgaaataaaggtattttaggtataaaatattaaaatttcagtctccatttctaaaaattttagtcccatgTGTCTTCACTTTTtgaaggtactgaaatactgaaattttagagacagagacagaaattttagtaccagtctatGAACCACCAacaacatgatactgagtctcaatctctatctcaatatctcaaaacaaacgctacctaaagggAATCAAATGATGCAACTGATGCATTATGAAGACAAATAAATTGAAGAGGGTAGAGGACATACTTGTTGTTCCCAATTGATGCAACTTGTTATGATAGCAAGTAGAGAAACTTGAAGAAAAGATCCAGTTTGTATACCAACCCAAAGTCCTATTCCTCTCAGTTTCACCCAAAATGCCAATGTGGCAGCAGCCGGAATCCCACAGAGGTAGAATGCTCCAAGATTCACATAAACACCTAAGTGCTGCCATCCACAACCTCTAGCAACCCCTATTGACCAAACACAAATCATGAGGAACCATGTCTCATACATATATTCATTCTTTTAAGAGTCAGcacaatataatttattaattaaatttaaatcacCTGAAAGAAAACCTTGCATGCTGTCAAATATGACTGAGAGACAGACCAAAGGAGCCATGACAGTTACATAATCAACAACTTCCTTCTCACTGCTGAAAACATATCCAAAGATGTGGCGGCAGCTGAAAAGAGTTGCACTTACTACACTTGTCTCCATCATTGCAAGACACATTGCTGCCATCACCACAATCCGGGCAGCCTCTGGATTCCCAGCTCCTAATTCATTTGAAATCCTTGTGCTGTCATCATCACCATACACACGGAATTAATAATCATGATTCCATTGACacatgcatttgaattttgtagaaTGAATGCTTTTGTGAATTATGATTTGAACCTTGCTGCAGCACCAATTCCAAAAGGGATACAATACACAGTTGAAATGGTATTAAGACTGCACAGAAAGAAAGTCACAGAATATTAGTGCAATCACAAcaaaaagatcaaagaaaagTAACTAACATACCAAACTGATAGTACTGAAGTTTCAAGTTGTGGATTTGGTAACAGCCCAGATAGCAAGATTATCAGCTCAAATGACCACCATTCAAGACTACATGAACACACTGAATTAATACAGAAATCTTTTGGAAAAAAGAAACTGTTTATAGTTGAAGAgagatgtgtatatatatatatcaccaaATCATTACTGCAGAAGGGACTGCAAATCGAAAGAACTCGCGAGTTCCTTGGAATATGTCCATGGAGAGTGGAGCTCGTGTTTTGGCACATGCTGAAGAGTATCTCATGTATAATCCAAGAATGATGACATTCAACCAGATTGAGATGCTAAATGATAAAGCACCACCAACATTCTTGAGTTGAGTCTTGAACACCAATGCCCAACAAAGAAGTATGTGGACACAAAAGACTACACAAGAGGTTATTAGCATAGGAAGAAGCAAGCTTTGCATTTGGAAGTATCGAACTAATGGCTGCAGAATTGAGTATGCCAAAAGTGCTGGAACAAGCCAAAGCATGAACTTTGCAGCTTCATGAGCAATCATAGGGTCCTGACCAAGGAACACTAGTATCTGTTCAATGTTGATCCAAATGAAAGACAGAGGAACAGACACCAATATTAGACAGAAGATGGCAGTGTATGTTTGCTTTCCAATTCTTTGGTATTGCTGAGCTCCATAAGCCTGTCCACAAGTAGTTTCCAGACCACTAGCCATCCCCAGCTGTTCATATGGAAGGGATAGTTCATAGTTGTTAAACAGATCAATCAACTAATTGCAGAGATTCAATGCTTTACTGATACATATTTTCCTCTAGTACCATACTACAAATCATGCTCCCTAGATAAGTTATTATATAACAATACATATTTGGTATTCATGAGAGTTTTCCTCTTTGTTTTTGCTGGTCTAAAGTATACCTCATTCATTGAAGGAGGAATGAACTCAGTTGAGGAGTTATAACAGTTTTGATTACTGTGTTAACTAATTATTTGTTAGAAAAATGTATAGAGTGACATGTACAAAATGGACCTCACAAAGACTAATGCTTTATTGATATGACCCTATAGTTTATGTGCattgaagaatgaagattgaacaAGTTTCAGATTCATAATGACAACtctatcttcttttcaaaatgaAAACTCTATAATTGGAATTagtgaaaaaggaagaagaatgcatggtggtggtggaggaggttaGAACTTACAAGAAGGCTGAAACCAGTGACGGTGGAAAGGGAGAAAGCTAAGGCGGTGGCAGAGAGATAAAGCTCGCCAAGGTGACCAACCATCATGATAGATACAATCTGTAGAAGATACTGGAAGGCTGTAACAGCTACCATAGGACCTGCTATGATGCAAATACTCTTCAGTTCTTGGATTAAGGTTTTCCATGttactcctcttcttctttttctctctagTTCTTTCTCTCTAGGTGCCAATAGGGGCTCCTCCATGTTCATAGTCATACAGAACAACACACAGTTTGATtccctcctttctttctttctttctttctttcttttatgtgGCAAAATTTAATTTGTCTTCTTTTCTCcttttcccacggtatcccccaacttGACATGTCAAGGATTAATCCGCTGTGGATCGGAGTTCTATTTAAGAATCTAttgctggccaatgggttgctacaTGTATAAAGTGGGATTCGAACCtccaacacttgcttaagcggaagTGAACTGACCACTTGACCAACCCAAATTGATTTTAATTTGTCTTCTTTAATATGTCACCCACTCTGCATGTAAGTCGTTGGAAATAATGTCTGGATAATAATCACCGTATCAATAATGACCATACATATAAGATTTAGTCCTACAAATGTTATTCCTTTAACTAAAAATGTTAAATCAACCTTTTTTTCTATTAATAAtagataatattttataataatatttatttttatgttattataatttaaattttaaaatttaatataaaagtatttgtattaattaaatattgattaaaaatcataatttttattaatcatgtaatattattttttattatatagatTTATTTACTAAAACTTTTGATATCAGTTGACTAAGAATATTGACTTAAAATAACGggcaatttacttaaataaatagaatagagaaaatatttacttaaatgtgcAAAACTGGTTCTTGTTACCTGTATGTGTAAAAAGCTATTTCTATGTAATccgtggcaacccaccacggtttcaaaatgtgcataaaccgtggcaggtCCCAGCGGATTATGGCCAAAAGATATAGAGTGTAAACCGTGGTAGGTCACCACGGTTTACTAAGGAGAGATGGCGTGCATAAACCGTGGagagtcaccacggtttatgaagaaactTGTTTGCACATAAAATCTTgtgggtcaccacggtttatgtgtGGTAAATAATGGCCAAAAAACCTTGTTAATTTTATGTCCAATAGAAAATGAATTTATTAGCACAATAAATTTATGAGCAGAATCTTAAATTATGTCTTATCAACAACAGCTTTTTATAATAGAAAGagtataatagaaaaaaaaaacagataatACTAAGAAAATGATTTTTATAGTGCTTAAAAAATTGATGtctatttactaaaaaataaaaaattaatatttaatttaaaatgatgaaatttaataaatttaaaatatttaaaattttttatgtaaaataaattagaaaaaaattagacTCCAATAATAAACACcatgaaatttttggattttttttctattataaaataaaaaaatatttttaaaaataaattacactaacattaatgtttggaatctgtgtttttattttttattttgaatttttatgaagttttcaaaatcttaggAAACTTATAAAAACTACTCAAAAGTTCGTTTAAACTTAAGGTGACCTCTCTCATTatattcatctttattttttcatttataaaataaagattcATTACACTATAACATATTAATgagtacaataaaataattacttgttaATATTGGTATATTAATATTCATTAACATGCTTATTGATTAAATCTTTTATATAGATTTAATAAATTCACATATAAGTGTATATTGATACATTagtatttgttaaatttaaaataaaaaatatttattatattataagaaTATTAATGAGTActctaaaaattattaataagtaattaatttattatgtttattaatattttttatagtataataaatatttaaatatagtgtaaaatgaaaaatagggataaacataatgaaaaaataattgataatacaTGTAAAAATTTTATAGTATATATTAGTCAATAATACATAAAGAGAacgaaaaaattttattataaatattcaatagaaatagatgatttttttttctttataaaatgtACTATATAGTGTGTATTTATTAGGCTGCCTTTGTTTTCAACAACAAAATAGGATAAGACACTGAAAATAGGAtaggacaagacactgatggacagagacacaaaattttgtgttcttgtaattctgtttggtgataaactagaacaaattatgaaaatctaatttattctcattttttcattaaaaaaatttgatatgaaaaatataataataaaaaatataattataaaaaattaacaagaataataaaaaaaataaaaataagttgtgtctcttggacataaaattaacaaggttttctGGCCATTATTTACCACACATAAACCATGGTGACCCACAAGGTTTTATGTGCAAACAagtttcttcataaaccgtggtgactctCCACGGTTTATGCACGCCATCTCTCCTTAGTAAACCGTGGTGTACTCTATATCTTTTGGCCATAATCCGCTGGGacctgccacggtttatgcacgttttgaaaccgtggtgggttgccacggATTACATAAAAATGGCTTTTTGCACATGCAGGTAACAAGAACCAGTTTTGCACATTTGGGtaaatattttctctattctatttatttaagtaacttgccctaaaataactaaaacataaaatttaatccTATATTCTGGTACtaatttgaattttcataaaaaagtTTGAACATTACATAAAATCAATTTTCACATGATTGTTCATttatataaatagataaaaattttaaagaaatttagaTACTTTTATATCTTTATTAAATAACGATAACaactaatttgtttaattttttaccaaaatttgacacaagaattgacatatctaataaaataaataattacaaaacAATTTGGTGATTAagaattttaagaattaaattatctaactacaaatttttagaaaattaatttggaATATTACTATGCATTTTCTTTTAGATTTCAAAGtccaaagaaataaaaagaaacactTTAGTCACgaagaaatgaatttttttttttgataaaaaaatagagTTGGAGGAAGAATGAaaacttttattatatttatgaaaatgtGTATATTCTACATGATATTTTTttcattagaaaaaaaaatttttactctTTATTATAGCATTTCCTGGTGAAAAAAACATTCATCCATTGGCCTTGGACATTTAAAGCAAAACGTTAACCAAACAACACTCATTATGTTTTAGAGTCTAATTAGGTAGTTAATTTTTTGGATTTAGCTAACATCTATAATTATTAGTagaagtttttaatattttttaataaatgtaaaacaaatatattaaaaacttatttttttgtattttaataaaaaattttataatcttaacatatttttttttacacaaaataactaaattctaattttttaagttaatattaattatttttttattttaaattctaaattttagattatagtctaaattttaaatattaaactctaaaaaatattaaattttaatattaactaattaaaatttaatttcttaaagAATTCGTAATAAATACCAAATAAACAAATTCTTATATAATACAAATTACTGACcttcttttaaaaaatgaaattgaTAACGTTTAAAATTAGTGACTCTCTTTCTAAGAGAAAAATCTACTTTTAATGAGCATAACACCAAAAAACAATCATTATATCGACATCCCTTTTTTTCATTTAAAGAAAACTTACCGTCACAAATTAATTGGCCATGCACATGCTGAAATAAACGATGATTGGTTAATTTAGAGTACACTATAACTCATTATCCAAAAACTTGAGTCTTAATCATGTATCGGATTAAGTATGTTGCGGTCCAGTCCAGCTGGCCGGTATCACCGCACCTTCGGATCCAGGCAACCGTTCTGCGGGGCGTCCCGCACCCGGACCTTGATCCAAGCGTTTTGCATAAGTCAGCTCACCTGGCGACAACTAGCAGAGAAAAACTTCGCGGAAGGTGGGTCTCTGACCATGGaaggcccacctctgacacggtatatatggggagggtTCTACTCCTCCCCAAAGATACGTCATCATAACTTTCCTCTCTTTTCCACCTGCATTCCACACTGACTTAGGCGTCGGAGTAtccttgcaggtggcacccccctcaaCTCATCAAGAGCTCGGGAGGTCGGCAGATAGCGCAAATCGTTCCCAGGACTCAGACCAAGGCAGGACCCATCCTCACATCTAAACCGTCAGGTAACCCGACTTACCGAATATTTGCGCCGTCTGTGGGAAATTCCCCCAACATGGATTTTGTTTTGGTTTCTGGCGTGGCCGACGGCAGGGCCGGGACCCGCGAGGAGGGGATAGATCCCTGAGGCAGTGGGGTAGCCGCCGGAGTCCCCGTTCGCGAAGGCATCAGATCTCCCCCGCGAAACACAGAGGGACGACCATTTGGAGGGACAGGTAGCAACAGCGCCAGGATAATACAAGAGCTGCGCCACAGGGTGCAGAACTTAGAGCGAGAAGTAGCCAACTGTGAAAGTCGTCAGCCCACTCCTAGCCAGGAGCCTCCCCGATCCACTCAAAGGGAAGAAAGGAGTCTCCGGAGGAGTCGCTCCAGGCGCACCTCGAGCCCCCGGACAGAATCAGAAAGCCAGGAGAGCAGAGAGGTGCCAAGGAGAAGGCGAGACCCGCTGGTCTACAACCGATCGCAAACGAGAGACACCGAAGAAGAAGACTGGAAAAGCGACAtaggacgaagaagaagaagccgaCCACATCAAGTGCACCGCCGAGAAAGGACGAGAAGAGGCCGGCCTAACAGAGAACACGGCGGGGAAAGGCAACCGGTGGTCATGGGGGCAACCCCTTTCCACCACTCGATCCTCGGAGTACGACTACCAAAGCACTTTGACAAGCCGACAGATATGAGGTACGACAGTACCCAGGATCCCCAGGAacatctaacggccttcgaggccaggatgaacctggaaggggTAGGCGACGAAGTAAGATGCCGGGCTTTCCCGGTAACTTTAGCTGGGCCAGTGATTCGTTGGTTTAACGCCCTCCCCCAGGGCTCCATAACCACGTTTGCCGACATCAGTCGCTCTTTCTTGGCCCAGTTCACCACGCGCATCGCCAAAGCAAAACACCCGATTAACCTGCTAGGGGTGACGCAGCGAAACGGCGAGCCGACCAGAAAATACCTGGACAGATTCAATGATGAGTGCCTCGAGATAGATGGCTTAACAGATTCAGTGGCCAGCTTGTGCTTGACCAACGGTTTGCTAAATGAGGATTTCAgaaaacacctcaccaccaagcCCATCTGGACAATGCAGGAAATTCAGAACGTAGCCAGAGAATACATTAATGATGAAGAGGTAAGTCAGGTCGTGGCAgccaataaacggcagcccgCATACCCTAATGCCCGCCCACCCGGTGGTGGAGAGAGGTCTAAGGAACACTCCAGAGACGGAGTAACGGCCAAGACTTTCAAACCCTTTCCCCATGTTGGGAAGTTCACCAACTATACCCCCCTAGCGGCTCCAATCGTCGAGGTTTATCGGCAGATCGCCGACAAGGGCATCTTGTCGAAGCCCCGACAACTCAGGGACAGgacgggaggaaacaagaacctctatTGTGATTATCACAAGGGATATGGCCACAAGAACCAAGACTGATTCGACCTGAAGGACGCCCTAGAGCAGGCCATCCGAGGACAAAAATCGCGCCGTAAAGCAGAGACAGGAACCCGACGAGAACGCGGAGCATGCCCTCACTGTGGTAAATGTGGTGATTGGAAGGGATGTCCCTCCCAGGTCGAAGTCTGCTAGTAAGAAGGACGCCAAGGTTCTAGCTATGTCCTCCGGCCCCTTACCGACCTCTCGGAGGTTACCCTCGATCTCTTTCGGCCCCGAGGATCAATGGTTCGATGAGGTTGCGGAGAGTCCGCCGATGGTGATCACGGCCAGGGTGGGCACCGGCCTAGAAAGCGGATCTTGGTGGACACAGGAGCTGATTCCAATATCATGTTTCGCAATGTATTTGACACCCTGGGCCTACGAGACGCCAACCTCAGAGGTCACCAGCACGGCGTGGTAGGCCTAGGCGATAACTTCATCAAGCCAAACGGCGTAATTTCCCTCTCGGTCTCCATAGGCGAAGGCAGGGGAAAGAGGTCACTAATGGCGGAGTTCGTGGTCTTAAAAGACTCGACGGCCTACAACCTCATCCTGGGGAGGAAGACCATCAACGAATTTGGGGCAGTGATCTCCACCAAGCTATTGCTAATGAAGTTTGTTGCTGATGATGGATCAATTGGGACCATCAGGGGAGACCTAGAAATGGCAGTCGCATGCGACAACGCCAGCCTCTCCCTGAGAAAGAAATCTAAAGAAGCATCCGGTGTCTTTCTTGCCGACCTAGACGCCAGGGTTGATGACAAACCCAGGCCGAAACCAGAGGGAGACCTTGAAAAGTTCAAGGTCGGCGATTCGGATGAGAATTTTACCTTTGTAAACAGGAATTTGCCCCATGACCTGAAAGAACCCCTCATAGAGATGATCAGAGCCAACGACGACTTGTTTTCCTGGACCCCGGCCGACATGCCGGGTATAGACCCCCAATTCATGTCACACCAGCTGGCCGTGAGACCGGAGGCAAAGCCAGCGGCCCAAAGGAGGAGAAAAATGTCCCAAGAAAGGGCAGAAGAGGTGGCCAAACAGATGGCCAGCCTACTGGAAGCGGGCTTCATTCGGGAACTTGATTACTCAACTTGTCTTGCAAACGTGGTATTGGTTAAAAATCCTAGCggaaaatggagaatgtgcgtggatTACTCCGACCTTAACAAAGCATGTCCCAAAGATTCCTTCCCCCTATCGAACATCGATGCTCTTGTCGATGCGGCGGCGGGTTACCgatatctgagcttcatggatgcatattctgggtataatcagataccgatgcacccgCCAGatgaagagaaaacaacattcataaCGCCGGGAGGGACATATTGCTACAAAGTCATGCCGTTTGGACTGAAGAACGCGGGGcccacataccaaaggctgatgaacaaggtcTTCAGGGACCTCATCGGCAAGACGGTAGAGGTATACGTAGACGATATCTTGGTCAAGACCGCCAAGCCCGAGACCCTTTTAAGTGACCTGGAAAGCGTCTTCGCGTCTCTTCGTCAGCACGGAATGAGGCTCAATCCGCTGAAGTGTGCCTTCGCCGTCGAAGCCGGTAAGTTCTTGGGGTTTATGATAACCAAACAAGGAGTGGAGGCCAACCCGGAAAAATGCGATGCAATCCTtcagatgaagagcccgggaAGCGTGAAAGATGTCCAAAGGTTGGCGGGCAGACTCACAGCACTATCCTATTTCCTCGGCGCGTCGGCGGCCAAAGCTCTACCTTTATTTAACCTGATGAAGAAGGGGATCACGTTCGAGTGGACCCCGGCATGTGAAGAAGCTTTCAAGCAATTCAAAGAAATAGTCTTGGCACCACCCGTCCTTGCAAGACCTAAGAAGGGAGAAACACTATACTTGTACTTGGCAGTAACCGACGAGGCCTTGGCAGCGGTCTTGGTACGAGAAGAGGGGAAGACTCAACAACCAATATATTTTGTGAGTAAAGCACTACAAGGAGCAGAGCTAAGGTATAGCAAGCTGGAGAAAGTGGCATATGCGCTCCTGACATCGTCGCGCAGGCTGCGACAGTACTTTCAAGGACACCAAGTAATCGTCAGGACGGATCAGGCAATCCGACAAGTACTCCAGAAACCCGACTTGGCaggaagaatgatgacttgggctGTCGAACTCTCCCAGTATGACTTACAGTATGAACCCAAGCACGCGATCAAGGCTCAAGCCATGGTTGATTTCCTGGTAGAAGTAACAGGGGACCCAGACGGGGCGCCgagcacacggtggaagctctaTGTTGACGGAGCATCTAACCAAACGTTCGGAGGAGCAAGAATCATCCTAGAGAACCCAACTGGAGTTATATACGAGCAGTCAGTCAAATTCAACTTTCCGGTGTCAAACAACCAAGTGGAATATGAGGCCCTGCTGGGCGGCCTAACTCTAGCAAGGGAAGTCGGAGCCACAAGACTGGAAGTGTGTAGTGAC
This window harbors:
- the LOC112775687 gene encoding protein DETOXIFICATION 12, with the translated sequence MTMNMEEPLLAPREKELERKRRRGVTWKTLIQELKSICIIAGPMVAVTAFQYLLQIVSIMMVGHLGELYLSATALAFSLSTVTGFSLLLGMASGLETTCGQAYGAQQYQRIGKQTYTAIFCLILVSVPLSFIWINIEQILVFLGQDPMIAHEAAKFMLWLVPALLAYSILQPLVRYFQMQSLLLPMLITSCVVFCVHILLCWALVFKTQLKNVGGALSFSISIWLNVIILGLYMRYSSACAKTRAPLSMDIFQGTREFFRFAVPSAVMICLEWWSFELIILLSGLLPNPQLETSVLSVCLNTISTVYCIPFGIGAAASTRISNELGAGNPEAARIVVMAAMCLAMMETSVVSATLFSCRHIFGYVFSSEKEVVDYVTVMAPLVCLSVIFDSMQGFLSGVARGCGWQHLGVYVNLGAFYLCGIPAAATLAFWVKLRGIGLWVGIQTGSFLQVSLLAIITSCINWEQQAIKARTRIFEGQFSADSSTLV